Proteins encoded within one genomic window of Brassica rapa cultivar Chiifu-401-42 chromosome A09, CAAS_Brap_v3.01, whole genome shotgun sequence:
- the LOC103842749 gene encoding protein ELF4-LIKE 4 has translation MEGSVVSGFGDRHTNADGKVLQSFQKSFVDVQDILDQNRLLINEINQNHESNQPENLSRNVGLIKELNNNIRRVASLYGDLSHSFSRSVDASSDGDSSGTLGIINQKRFRSG, from the coding sequence ATGGAAGGAAGTGTGGTTTCGGGATTTGGAGACAGACACACCAATGCGGATGGGAAAGTGCTgcagagtttccagaagagcttTGTGGATGTTCAAGACATTTTGGATCAGAACCGGTTGTTGATCAACGAGATCAATCAGAACCATGAGTCCAATCAACCTGAGAACTTGAGTCGAAACGTGGGTCTGATCAAAGAGCTCAACAACAATATCAGAAGAGTAGCTAGCCTTTACGGTGATCTCTCTCATTCTTTCTCAAGATCAGTTGACGCTTCATCAGATGGTGATTCTAGTGGAACACTTGGGATAATTAACCAGAAGAGATTTAGATCCGGTTAG
- the LOC103842750 gene encoding transcription initiation factor TFIID subunit 12b isoform X2 — MAEPIRSSSLSPRPLQSPNPMEPSLTSSAPPPSSLQHQRQRYVTAPVSNSAASPAIAPTTTEGVIQNMASPSPVEQQTQSQQLARTQQLPIMQQSPMSNYHIAPSPSVNQIQQQQGQYGGVLRQQGQYGDVLRQQGQYGDVLRQQGEMYGTMDFVGGSGQSGHLSMLNGGAGAAQMNIHQSQSLASSSPRQQSGLVHGSQFHPGSSEQQLHGIGVMESLILRSQMRANPALYPQHRTNPGHMRSQQHVLTLPQVQNFQRTPSLAFINAQLSGLAQNGQAGMVQNSLTQQQQWLKLISEINSPNSQSFRLQPSQRQALLLQQQFPSAQLHQNSMPLNQQQISHIIHQQSQMNQAQMNPSQLQQMQQPQQQQIPINQQQPSPRMPSHAGQRSVGLTGSQPDATEPGATTPGVVRSSQGPEATNQLLGKRKLQDLVSQVDAHAKLDPDVEDLLLELADDFLDSVTSFACRLAKHRKSTILEPKDVLLHLEKNLQLTVPGFSSQNKHQTKNVPTDLHKKRIAMGQKLRALVESSLQGTNASNSKETFRHLMVNPNGANHLLRPSPTSEQLVSQTPGPRMLRHMKR; from the exons ATGGCGGAACCTATTCGTTCGTCGTCGTTGTCACCGAGACCTCTCCAGTCTCCTAACCCAATGGAGCCTTCCCTTACTTCCTCCGCACCTCCACCGTCGTCATTGCAACATCAACGACAACGATACGTGACAGCTCCGGTTTCGAATTCAGCAGCGTCTCCGGCGATTGCTCCAACGACGACCGAAGGTGTAATTCAGAACATGGCGTCTCCTTCTCCGGTGGAACAGCAGACACAGAGTCAGCAACTCGCTCGAACTCAGCAGTTGCCTATTATGCAGCAATCACCAATGTCGAATTACCACATAGCTCCATCCCCTTCCGTTAACCAAATTCAGCAGCAGCAAGGTCAATACGGTGGCGTTTTGAGGCAGCAAGGTCAATACGGCGACGTTTTGAGGCAGCAGG GTCAATACGGCGACGTTTTGAGGCAGCAAGGTGAGATGTACGGGACGATGGACTTTGTTGGTGGGTCAGGCCAAAGCGGCCACTTGTCAATGCTTAACGGTGGAGCTGGAGCAGCCCAGATGAATATTCACCAATCCCAATCATTGGCATCTTCCTCG CCGAGGCAACAATCTGGTCTAGTCCATGGCTCTCAGTTTCATCCAGGAAGTTCTGAACAACAGTTACATGGTATTGGGGTGATGGAATCATTGATTTTGAGGTCGCAAATGAGAGCTAACCCTGCCCTCTATCCTCAGCACCGAACCAACCCGGGACACATGAGATCGCAGCAACACGTTCTTACTTTACCTCAG GTCCAGAACTTCCAGAGAACACCTTCCCTCGCATTCATCAATGCTCAGCTATCTGGTTTGGCCCAAAATGGACAAGCTGGTATGGTTCAAAACTCATTGACGCAGCAGCAGCAATGGCTGAAGCTAATTTCGGAAATAAACAGCCCCAATTCACAATCATTCCGGCTTCAACCGAGTCAAAGGCAGGCTCTACTCTTACAGCAACAGTTTCCCTCTGCTCAGCTGCACCAAAACTCTATGCCTTTGAATCAGCAGCAAATATCGCATATTATACATCAACAATCACAGATGAACCAGGCTCAGATGAACCCATCTCAACTACAACAGATGCAGCAACCCCAACAGCAGCAAATTCCAATAAATCAACAACAGCCATCTCCAAGGATGCCGAGTCATGCAGGACAGAGATCTGTTGGTTTAACAGGCTCACAACCAGATGCGACAGAGCCGGGTGCGACAACACCAGGTGTTGTTAGGTCCAGCCAAGGACCAGAAGCAACAAACCAACTGCTTGGCAAAAGAAAATTACAGGATCTGGTTTCACAG GTGGATGCACATGCTAAATTGGATCCTGATGTTGAAGACCTCCTTTTGGAGCTAGCAGATGATTTCCTTGATTCG GTTACTTCATTTGCATGTAGATTGGCTAAGCATCGTAAATCAACCATATTGGAGCCAAAGGATGTATTACTCCACTTAG AGAAAAACTTGCAGTTGACAGTTCCTGGATTCTCAAGTCAGAATAAACACCAAACAAAAAAC gtaCCAACTGATCTCCACAAGAAGCGAATTGCAATG gGTCAAAAGCTGCGTGCTTTGGTGGAATCGTCACTACAAGGGACGAATGCAAGCAACTCGAAGGAAACTTTTAGACATTTGATGGTGAACCCAAATGGTGCAAACCATCTCTTAAGACCATCTCCCACTTCAGAGCAATTGGTTTCGCAGACACCGGGTCCTCGTATGTTACGACATATGAAACGTTGA
- the LOC103842750 gene encoding transcription initiation factor TFIID subunit 12b isoform X1, whose translation MAEPIRSSSLSPRPLQSPNPMEPSLTSSAPPPSSLQHQRQRYVTAPVSNSAASPAIAPTTTEGVIQNMASPSPVEQQTQSQQLARTQQLPIMQQSPMSNYHIAPSPSVNQIQQQQGQYGGVLRQQGQYGDVLRQQGQYVDVLKQQGQYGDVLRQQGEMYGTMDFVGGSGQSGHLSMLNGGAGAAQMNIHQSQSLASSSPRQQSGLVHGSQFHPGSSEQQLHGIGVMESLILRSQMRANPALYPQHRTNPGHMRSQQHVLTLPQVQNFQRTPSLAFINAQLSGLAQNGQAGMVQNSLTQQQQWLKLISEINSPNSQSFRLQPSQRQALLLQQQFPSAQLHQNSMPLNQQQISHIIHQQSQMNQAQMNPSQLQQMQQPQQQQIPINQQQPSPRMPSHAGQRSVGLTGSQPDATEPGATTPGVVRSSQGPEATNQLLGKRKLQDLVSQVDAHAKLDPDVEDLLLELADDFLDSVTSFACRLAKHRKSTILEPKDVLLHLEKNLQLTVPGFSSQNKHQTKNVPTDLHKKRIAMGQKLRALVESSLQGTNASNSKETFRHLMVNPNGANHLLRPSPTSEQLVSQTPGPRMLRHMKR comes from the exons ATGGCGGAACCTATTCGTTCGTCGTCGTTGTCACCGAGACCTCTCCAGTCTCCTAACCCAATGGAGCCTTCCCTTACTTCCTCCGCACCTCCACCGTCGTCATTGCAACATCAACGACAACGATACGTGACAGCTCCGGTTTCGAATTCAGCAGCGTCTCCGGCGATTGCTCCAACGACGACCGAAGGTGTAATTCAGAACATGGCGTCTCCTTCTCCGGTGGAACAGCAGACACAGAGTCAGCAACTCGCTCGAACTCAGCAGTTGCCTATTATGCAGCAATCACCAATGTCGAATTACCACATAGCTCCATCCCCTTCCGTTAACCAAATTCAGCAGCAGCAAGGTCAATACGGTGGCGTTTTGAGGCAGCAAGGTCAATACGGCGACGTTTTGAGGCAGCAGGGTCAATACGTTGACGTTTTGAAGCAGCAAGGTCAATACGGCGACGTTTTGAGGCAGCAAGGTGAGATGTACGGGACGATGGACTTTGTTGGTGGGTCAGGCCAAAGCGGCCACTTGTCAATGCTTAACGGTGGAGCTGGAGCAGCCCAGATGAATATTCACCAATCCCAATCATTGGCATCTTCCTCG CCGAGGCAACAATCTGGTCTAGTCCATGGCTCTCAGTTTCATCCAGGAAGTTCTGAACAACAGTTACATGGTATTGGGGTGATGGAATCATTGATTTTGAGGTCGCAAATGAGAGCTAACCCTGCCCTCTATCCTCAGCACCGAACCAACCCGGGACACATGAGATCGCAGCAACACGTTCTTACTTTACCTCAG GTCCAGAACTTCCAGAGAACACCTTCCCTCGCATTCATCAATGCTCAGCTATCTGGTTTGGCCCAAAATGGACAAGCTGGTATGGTTCAAAACTCATTGACGCAGCAGCAGCAATGGCTGAAGCTAATTTCGGAAATAAACAGCCCCAATTCACAATCATTCCGGCTTCAACCGAGTCAAAGGCAGGCTCTACTCTTACAGCAACAGTTTCCCTCTGCTCAGCTGCACCAAAACTCTATGCCTTTGAATCAGCAGCAAATATCGCATATTATACATCAACAATCACAGATGAACCAGGCTCAGATGAACCCATCTCAACTACAACAGATGCAGCAACCCCAACAGCAGCAAATTCCAATAAATCAACAACAGCCATCTCCAAGGATGCCGAGTCATGCAGGACAGAGATCTGTTGGTTTAACAGGCTCACAACCAGATGCGACAGAGCCGGGTGCGACAACACCAGGTGTTGTTAGGTCCAGCCAAGGACCAGAAGCAACAAACCAACTGCTTGGCAAAAGAAAATTACAGGATCTGGTTTCACAG GTGGATGCACATGCTAAATTGGATCCTGATGTTGAAGACCTCCTTTTGGAGCTAGCAGATGATTTCCTTGATTCG GTTACTTCATTTGCATGTAGATTGGCTAAGCATCGTAAATCAACCATATTGGAGCCAAAGGATGTATTACTCCACTTAG AGAAAAACTTGCAGTTGACAGTTCCTGGATTCTCAAGTCAGAATAAACACCAAACAAAAAAC gtaCCAACTGATCTCCACAAGAAGCGAATTGCAATG gGTCAAAAGCTGCGTGCTTTGGTGGAATCGTCACTACAAGGGACGAATGCAAGCAACTCGAAGGAAACTTTTAGACATTTGATGGTGAACCCAAATGGTGCAAACCATCTCTTAAGACCATCTCCCACTTCAGAGCAATTGGTTTCGCAGACACCGGGTCCTCGTATGTTACGACATATGAAACGTTGA
- the LOC103842751 gene encoding lipoxygenase 3, chloroplastic, whose protein sequence is MALAKELMGYPLTSKRPLLVWSASHFKKRTQPTQLSIKPFDRRPRTSKSGVVAAISEDLVKTLRFNTTTGDRKSEEEEKAAVKFKVRAVVTVRNKNKEDFKETLVKHLDAFGDKIGRNIVLELVSTELDPKTNMPKKSNAAVLKDWSKKSKTKAERVHYTAEFTVDAAFGSPGAITVMNKHQKEFFLESITIEGFAVGPVHFPCNSWVQSQKDHPEKRIFFTNQPFLPSETPDGLKKLRERELKNLRGDGSGVRKLSDRIYDFDVYNDLGNPDKSSELSRPKLGGKEIPYPRRCRTGRHPTDTDKEAESRVEKPLPMYVPRDEQFEETKQKTFAAGRLKAVLHHLVPSLKASILAEDFADFGEIDGLYKEGLLLKLGFQDEIFNKFPLPKAIVNTLQESSKGLLKYDTPKILSKDKNAWLRDDEFARQAIAGINPVNIERVRTFPPVSNLDPEIYGPQHSALTSDHIIGHLDGLSVQQALEENRLYMLNYHDIFLPFLDRINALDGRKAYATRTIFFLTRLGTLKPVAIELSLPPHGPNHRSKRVVTPPVDATSNWVWQLAKAHVSSNDAGIHQLVNHWLRTHACLEPFILAAHRQMSAMHPIFKLLDPHMRYTLEINALARQSLISADGVIEEGFTAGSYGMEMSAAAYKSSWRFDMEGLPADLIRRGIAVPDPTKPHGLKLLIEDYPYANDGLLLWSAIQTWVRTYVERYYPNPNLIKTDSELQSWYSESINVGHADLRDAEWWPKLNTVDDLASILTTLIWLASAQHAALNFGQYPYGGYVPNRPPLMRRLIPDESDPEYASFISDPEKFYFSAMPSLLQTSKFMAVVDTLSTHSPDEEYIGERQQPSIWTGDAEIVDAFYGFAAEIGRIEKEIEERNSDPDRRNRCGAGVLPYELLVPSSEPGVTCRGVPNSVSI, encoded by the exons GTTGCGGCCATCAGTGAAGATTTGGTCAAAACGCTACGTTTCAACACAACCACCGGTGACAGAAAGAGCGAGGAGGAGGAGAAAGCGGCGGTGAAATTCAAGGTGAGAGCGGTGGTTACGGTGAGGAACAAGAACAAGGAGGATTTTAAGGAGACTCTTGTTAAGCATTTAGATGCTTTTGGGGATAAGATCGGTCGAAACATTGTCTTGGAGCTTGTTAGCACCGAACTTGATCCAA aaacaaatatgccGAAGAAAAGCAATGCGGCAGTTTTAAAGGACTGGTCAAAGAAGTCGAAAACCAAGGCGGAGAGGGTTCATTACACGGCGGAGTTCACGGTGGACGCAGCCTTTGGCTCACCGGGAGCCATCACCGTCATGAATAAACACCAGAAAGAATTCTTTCTAGAGAGCATCACCATCGAAGGTTTCGCAGTTGGTCCTGTTCACTTTCCATGCAATTCTTGGGTTCAGTCCCAAAAGGATCACCCAGAGAAACGAATCTTTTTCACTAATCAg CCGTTTTTGCCGAGTGAGACACCTGATGGATTGAAAAAATTGAGGGAGAGAGAGTTGAAGAATCTACGAGGAGATGGGAGTGGAGTGAGGAAGTTATCAGACAGAATCTATGACTTTGATGTCTACAATGATCTTGGAAATCCCGACAAGTCATCTGAACTCTCTCGCCCCAAGCTTGGCGGCAAAGAGATTCCTTACCCTAGACGATGTCGTACCGGTCGCCATCCAACTGATACCG ATAAAGAAGCGGAGAGCCGAGTGGAGAAGCCATTACCTATGTATGTACCACGAGATGAGCAATTTGAAGAGACTAAGCAGAAAACTTTCGCTGCAGGGAGGTTAAAAGCGGTCTTACACCACCTAGTTCCGTCTCTCAAAGCCAGCATTTTAGCTGAGGACTTTGCTGACTTTGGCGAGATAGATGGTCTCTATAAAGAAGGATTGCTACTCAAGTTAGGGTTTCAAGATGAAATTTTTAACAAGTTCCCTTTGCCCAAGGCCATCGTTAATACACTCCAAGAATCTTCTAAAGGACTCCTCAAATACGACACTCCCAAAATATTATCGA AGGATAAAAATGCATGGCTACGAGATGACGAGTTTGCACGTCAAGCCATAGCTGGAATCAATCCAGTCAACATTGAGAGGGTCAGGACTTTCCCACCGGTCAGTAATCTTGACCCCGAAATCTACGGTCCACAACACTCCGCTCTCACCTCCGACCACATCATTGGACATCTCGACGGACTATCCGTACAACAA GCGTTGGAAGAGAACAGATTGTATATGTTGAATTACCACGACATATTTTTACCGTTCCTAGACCGGATCAATGCACTAGACGGACGCAAAGCTTATGCTACTCGAACCATATTCTTCTTGACTCGTCTAGGAACACTTAAACCCGTAGCCATTGAGCTAAGCCTCCCTCCCCATGGTCCCAACCACCGGTCCAAACGCGTGGTTACACCTCCTGTCGACGCAACCTCCAATTGGGTGTGGCAGCTCGCTAAAGCCCACGTTAGCTCTAACGACGCTGGTATCCACCAGCTTGTCAACCACTG GTTACGAACCCATGCGTGCTTGGAACCGTTTATATTAGCTGCGCATAGACAAATGAGCGCTATGCATCCGATATTCAAGCTATTGGATCCGCACATGAGGTACACGTTGGAAATCAATGCATTGGCTAGACAATCGTTGATCAGTGCAGACGGTGTGATTGAAGAAGGCTTCACTGCCGGCTCATACGGCATGGAGATGAGCGCCGCCGCGTACAAGAGCAGCTGGCGGTTCGACATGGAAGGACTCCCAGCTGATCTCATTCGCAG aggaATAGCAGTTCCTGACCCGACAAAACCACATGGGCTTAAACTCCTAATCGAAGACTATCCATACGCTAACGACGGTCTTTTACTCTGGTCAGCTATCCAAACCTGGGTCCGAACCTACGTGGAACGCTACTACCCAAACCCGAACCTAATCAAAACAGACTCGGAGCTCCAGTCCTGGTACTCCGAATCAATCAACGTCGGCCACGCTGATCTCCGCGACGCCGAGTGGTGGCCAAAGCTAAACACCGTCGACGACCTCGCCTCCATCCTCACCACACTGATCTGGCTCGCCTCAGCTCAGCACGCGGCTCTCAACTTCGGACAGTACCCGTACGGCGGCTACGTCCCGAACCGACCTCCGCTGATGCGGCGGTTGATCCCCGACGAGTCTGATCCCGAGTACGCGAGTTTCATCTCCGATCCGGAGAAGTTTTACTTCTCGGCGATGCCGAGTTTGCTGCAGACGTCGAAGTTTATGGCGGTGGTTGATACTCTGTCAACGCATTCGCCGGATGAGGAGTATATCGGGGAGAGACAGCAACCGTCGATTTGGACGGGAGATGCGGAGATCGTTGATGCGTTTTATGGATTCGCGGCGGAGATCGGACGGATAGAGAAGGAGATTGAGGAAAGGAACTCTGATCCTGACCGTAGAAATAGGTGCGGGGCTGGTGTTTTGCCTTATGAGCTGTTGGTTCCGAGTTCCGAGCCTGGTGTTACTTGCAGAGGTGTACCTAATAGTGTATCGATATAG